From Desmodus rotundus isolate HL8 chromosome 12, HLdesRot8A.1, whole genome shotgun sequence, one genomic window encodes:
- the LOC112310238 gene encoding zinc finger protein 615, with amino-acid sequence MLQAQHIMPLNSTVLFEESLTFHDVAVDFTWEEWQFLDPSQKDLYRDVMLENYSNLVSVGYQASKPDTLSRLERGEEPRTVQDELHHVVCPELRRSDDPLQCHVQNRSIQKSVEHCCEHNMFANIVNQGEGHFILKQNCDMIKINEKPLKSNLNIKNLNRSCKLKDSAELNGSWTSILHANHEQFYTEITLPVSTEPINKSQQQRTHNVEKAHLCIQCGKGFKMSELTDHHRVHTRKKAHGCSLCGKAFSRKLSLTEHQRIHTGLKQYKCTECNKAFLKISQFNIHRKTHKKEKPYVCTECGKTYLKNSLLISHQRTHTGEKPYGCSLCGKTYYRKFHLKRHEKTHTGEKPYGCSLCGKTFYRKTHLKRHEKTHTEEKPYKCRECGKGFPEENRLIVHQQTHTGEKPYRCSECGKGFIKKSYLIVHHRTHTGEKPFMCSECGKTFHRKANLTAHQRILTGLNHYEYTECDKTFLKISQFNIHPKTHKKEKPYVCTECGKAYIKNCLLISHQRIHTGEKPYGCSLCGKTFYRKTYLKRHEKTHTGEKPYGCSLCGKTFYRKFHLKRHEKTHTGEKPYGCSLCGKTFYRKTHLKRHEKTHTEEKPYKCRECGKGFPEENRLIVHQQTHTGEKPYRCSECGKGFIKKSYLIVHHRTHTGEKPFMCSECGKTFHRRVNLTVHQRIHIRLKPHECTECDKTFLKRSQFNIHQKTHKNEKPYVCTVCGKAYIKNSLLISHQQTHTGEKPYGCSLCGKTFCSKTNLKKHEKTHTGEKPYKCSECGKGFSQKSRLIVHQWTHTGEKPYRCSECGKSFVEKSYLIVHHRTHTGEKPFICSECGKTFHRKKILTVHQKTHTGEKPHGCSLCRKGFGKKSTLKIHGETHTGEKPFLMQ; translated from the exons ATGCTCCAGGCTCAG CACATCATGCCATTGAACAGCACAGTGCTGTTCGAGGAATCCCTGACATTTCACGATGTGGCCGTGGACTTCACCTGGGAGGAGTGGCAGTTCTTGGACCCCAGTCAGAAGGACCTGTACAGGGATGTGATGTTGGAGAACTACAGCAACCTGGTGTCAGTGG GGTATCAAGCCAGCAAACCAGACACGCTCTCCAGGTTGGAACGAGGGGAAGAACCAAGGACAGTACAGGATGAACTGCACCATGTAGTCTGCCCAG AACTCAGGAGAAGTGATGATCCTCTTCAGTGTCACGTGCAAAATCGAAGTATTCAGAAGAGTGTGGAACATTGCTGTGAACATAATATGTTTGCAAATATTGTTAATCAGGGCGAAGGTCATTTCATACTAAAGCAAAACTGTGATATgattaagataaatgaaaaacctttaaaatcaaatttaaatattaaaaacctaaACAGAAGCTGTAAGTTAAAGGACTCTGCTGAATTGAATGGAAGTTGGACATCCATTCTGCATGCTAACCATGAACAATTTTATACCGAAATCACATTGCCGGTCAGTACTGAACCCATCAATAAGTCCCAGCAACAGAGAACTCACAATGTAGAGAAAGCCCACTTATGCATTCAGTGTGGGAAAGGCTTCAAGATGTCTGAGCTCACTGATCATCATAGAGTTCATACTAGAAAGAAAGCTCATGGATGCAGTCTGTGTGGGAAAGCCTTCTCCAGAAAATTGAGTCTCACtgaacatcagagaattcatacaggTCTAAAACAGTATAAATGCACTGAATGTAACAAAGCCTTCCTCAAAATATCACAGTTCAATATACACCGGAAAACTCACAAGAAAGAGAAACCTTATGTGTGTACTGAATGTGGGAAAACATACCTCAAAAATTCTCTGCTCATCAGTCATCAGCGAACTCATACAGGTGAGAAACCCTATGGATGTAGTCTATGTGGGAAGACCTACTATAGAAAGTTTCATCTCAAAAGACATGAGAAAActcatacaggagagaaaccctatggaTGTAGTCTATGTGGGAAGACCTTCTATAGAAAGACTCATCTCAAAAGACATGAGAAAACTCATACAGAAGAAAAACCCTATAAATGCAGGGAATGTGGAAAGGGTTTCCCAGAGGAGAACAGGTTGATTGTCCATCAACAGACCCATACAGGTGAGAAACCTTATAgatgcagtgaatgtggaaaagGCTTCATCAAGAAGAGTTATCTTATTGTACACCATCGTactcatactggagagaaaccctttaTGTGCAGTGAATGTGGTAAGACCTTCCATAGAAAGGCAAATCTCACTGCACATCAGAGAATTCTTACAGGACTAAATCATTATGAATACACTGAATGTGATAAAACCTTCCTCAAAATATCACAGTTCAATATACACCCGAAAACTCACAAGAAAGAGAAACCTTATGTGTGTACTGAATGTGGGAAAGCATACATCAAAAACTGTCTGCTCATCAGTCATCAGCGAATTCATACAGGTGAGAAACCCTATGGATGTAGTCTATGTGGGAAGACCTTCTATAGAAAGACTTATCTCAAAAGACATGAGAAAActcatacaggagagaaaccctatggaTGTAGTCTATGTGGGAAGACCTTCTATAGAAAGTTTCATCTCAAAAGACATGAGAAAActcatacaggagagaaaccctatggaTGTAGTCTATGTGGGAAGACCTTCTATAGAAAGACTCATCTCAAAAGACATGAGAAAACTCATACAGAAGAAAAACCCTATAAATGCAGGGAATGTGGAAAGGGTTTCCCAGAGGAGAACAGGTTGATTGTCCATCAACAGACCCATACAGGCGAGAAACCTTATAgatgcagtgaatgtggaaaagGCTTCATCAAGAAGAGTTATCTTATTGTACACCATCGTactcatactggagagaaaccctttaTGTGCAGTGAATGTGGTAAGACCTTCCATAGAAGGGTAAATCTCACTgtacatcagagaattcatataAGACTAAAACCGCATGAATGCACTGAATGTGACAAAACCTTCCTCAAAAGATCACAGTTCAATATACACCAGAAAACTCACAAGAACGAGAAACCTTATGTGTGTACTGTATGTGGGAAAGCATACATCAAAAACTCTCTGCTCATCAGTCATCAACAAActcatacaggagagaaaccctatggaTGTAGTCTATGTGGGAAGACCTTCTGTAGTAAGACTAATCTCAAAAAACATGAGAAAACTCAtacaggagagaagccttataaatgcagtgaatgtggaaagGGTTTCTCACAGAAGAGCAGGTTGATTGTACATCAATGGActcatacaggagagaaaccttatagatgcagtgaatgtggaaaaaGCTTCGTTGAGAAGAGCTATCTTATTGTACATCATCGTactcatactggagagaaaccctttaTATGCAGTGAATGTGGTAAGACCTTCCATAGAAAGAAAATTCTCACTGTACATCAGAAAACTCATACAGGAGAGAAGCCCCATGGATGCAGTCTATGCAGGAAAGGCTTTGGTAAAAAGTCTACCCTCAAAATACATGGGGAAActcatacaggagagaaaccttTTTTAATGCAATGA